The DNA region GTTCGTGGACGCGCTGGATGGCCAGCCGGGCGTGCATGCGGCACGTTTCGCCGGCCCCGGCTGCAGTTACGAGGACAACGTCCGCCTGCTGCTCGAGAAGCTGGTGGAGGTGCCCATGGACGAGCGCACCGCCCGCTTCGAAACGGTGATCGCCGTGGTGGGGCCCGAGATCGAGCATCTGCTGGTGGGTACCTGCGAAGGGCAGATCACGGAAGACGCCCATGGCACGCAAGGTTTCGGCTACGACCCCGTGTTCCAGCCCGATCGTCAGCAGCACACCTTCGCCGAGATGACTCTGGAGCACAAGAACTCGATCAGCCATCGCGGGCTGGCGCTTCAGGCCCTGCGGTCCTGGTTGATCACGCAGCGCCCTCCCGAAGACGTGGCCGGCGAAGACGCACCCGCAGAAGACGTGGCCGGCTGAGCCTTCTCAGCTCCTGCGTGGATCCGGTCCGTGGGCCTTGCCGAACAGCGGATTGGTGAGCGCGAAACCCTCGTCACAGGCCATTCTGGCCCGCAGCCAGCCCCGCTCGGGAACCACGGGCAGTGGACAGCTCCAGCGTTCGCTGTGGGGACGATGGCGCTGGATCACGCGCTCGCCTTCCGGCCCACCTTCCAGCAGCTCCACACAGCGCACGAGTCCCAGACGACCGCCAGCCAGTGCCAGCAGCTCCCTGGGGCCGGCCTCCGTCGTGAACACGGGCGTGCCGTGTCCGTCCTGAAAACAGAGCACGGGCCCGTTGCCCAGCAGCACCCGCCCGGCACGCAATTCCTCCAGCACACGGTCCGGTGTGGGCTCGTCCGTCAGGATGCCGCTGCGGTGCCTGCCGAAGAGATGTCCGCGATGGCTTCGCACGCCCAGCAGGGGCAGGGTCAGTTCGCGTCCCAGTGCGAAGTTGCCGTGGCTGTCGTTGCCGG from Candidatus Delongbacteria bacterium includes:
- the rdgB gene encoding RdgB/HAM1 family non-canonical purine NTP pyrophosphatase encodes the protein MIDLQIATFNADKLREFSNLLEPAGYRVLGASALHGYNAPEETGATLAENALIKARALHLRTGQIAIADDTGLFVDALDGQPGVHAARFAGPGCSYEDNVRLLLEKLVEVPMDERTARFETVIAVVGPEIEHLLVGTCEGQITEDAHGTQGFGYDPVFQPDRQQHTFAEMTLEHKNSISHRGLALQALRSWLITQRPPEDVAGEDAPAEDVAG